The Aedes aegypti strain LVP_AGWG chromosome 1, AaegL5.0 Primary Assembly, whole genome shotgun sequence sequence TTTTCTAGTAATTCTTCTTACCTCCCTAATGCCTTGATCTGCTAGTTCATCGTTCAACTCACTTTCAGACATGTTTACTGCGTCTCTACAGCTGACGACAGGATAGGATGCTCTATAACTTCAACAGGAGTACCGTCGACGAGCGCCTTCATCTCCAGAAGTCGTTGAAATTGCCTCGAACTTCTCACCTTCAACGCGTAAGAGCTGCCATTCACCTCAGGGAACGCTCCTTCAATTTTTACGCCTAAGAAGGATTGAATCGATTTCCGAATAAGGAAAGGAGCAGTCGGCAGCGGTCGATTTTCAACGCCGCGAAGACGAAGGATCATCAATTCACCATGGGTACCTTCTTTATCCATGTAAGGCGGCAGAGTTGGGCCTACGTGGGATCCGTCAACGCGTTGACCACAAGTGAGGTTGTCGAAAGAAGAATCATTTCCAGGGGGAGGGTCGCCCCAAGACGATGGGGGTCCCTGTTGCCCCGCCATTTAGGCGGATCCCTCTACCGGCACTCGTACACGGAGAAGAATCCATGTAGTTTGAAATAACcaaaattttggttgaaatccaAGCTAaagttttagttgtttttacctgattttttgttaaacttaattgaagttttttgttgaaattaatTGTTTTCTTGGGTATTTTTAAACTAAAGTATATGCTTAATTCTAATctgatttttgttgttgtaaactaaaatttttgtaGTTTCTAACAAATTTGTGCATTGTTTCTACCATTCTTTGGGTAATTGAAAATCACCACTCAACAGCGGTTTAAGAGTATATCTGGAGGTGAAGAGCCAGCCATTTTGAATACACTATTGTGGATACTCGTAAACATTTGTTCGACAGTAAATTTTAATCaggtaaaactatttttttacaaataatcAGTGAGAAATTCGATAAATATTTTCCCTTTCTTGAAACTAGCTAGCCGTACGGTGTTTTTGAAGATTCTTTGGAGTTCTGGAGGATTCCATTACAGTGCTACCGTGGATATCGGCATGACTGGATTCCCTCCATAAGAGTCAAATTTAGAGGTATTTATAGCTGTAATAATTTACGTTATGTTTGCTAATTTCTGTTGAACTTGTTGCAGATAAAGTTTGAACTATCGAACAACTTTCAACATGCTTTTTCAACATGCAACAGGATTGTTATACCGCAAATAGCTGCAATGGAAGACAAACAATCGCAATCGGAATTTTCATCACCAAACCCAagcatttatttatatttttgtcaTTCGTGTTGTTATTTGTAAGCTAATCTTCCAATAATAAAGTACGTATGAAAACATCATAgagattttcaaataataataagaaaaaaaatgagaaaatataGGCAAACTACCAATTATTCGTTTGTTTCAAACAACGCATCAGTTTATTTCaaaatgtattttgtttatttcaaacCAGTCCATCTGGTTTGAAACAACCTAGATAATTGGTTGATTTGCAGCTGTCAAATGAAACAACCAATATTATGGTTGTTTGAAACTAactttttgttgttttcaactttcttgttgttttgaaaacaacattGAATCTTAGTTTGTTTCAAATATCCGAAGTGGTAGATTCAAACTAATAATTTGTTTGGGCGAAATTCAACCTAAAATTTAGTTTGAAATTAACCGAAAATTGGTTGgaattactatttttttttctccgtgtatgggAAAACCCCAATTGATGTAGATATGCACTCACTGATCGAGAGAAAAAATCCCACCACACGGAAAGGTTCTCAACCCTGAAGTAGTCCGCTCACCCCAAAAAATCTCGTTTGATCACTCACTCGCGAACAAATCTCAGTCGGTTCACACTCTCTTCACCTTTTTTTTCTGCTCAGCCGGCTTTCGGCTACTTCGCTCTCCTTCTCCGAAAGAGATTATCGCTCCTTACTAATTCGGTTTTTCTTACTTCTTTTTGCACTCAGACGTTGACCCCGACCTTGGGTTCAACAAGGTTCAATTTTGTCACACGCCACACTTTTTGCACAAATTTGCCGCCAAGCTTTTTCACTTCTCCTCACCACTGATTTATTTCGCCCCCCTTTCTCGGTAAGTAAGGGTTGAAGAGGCAAACGACGAAAACCACACTCGATTGAACACCGGATGGCCTCTTTAATGTTCAGGCAAAACCTACCACCGCTTAACTTGAGCGTGGACCACCTCAGAACCCCTTCCCCAATGCAGGGTAGAAGGGGCCCTCGAAAACTATTTTCGCGCGCGAAGAAATGCCGGTGTGAACAGGTAAGTATGACCTGGGTACACTCACAAAAGTTTAACCCGGTGAAACACGATGTAGTACACAAACTACTTATTAAAGTACCATCCACTTGTACGCTAGtggatttcaaaatttaacgCACAAAATGACACGGACGAACGATTTAAAACGCACAGAAAAACAGTAAAAATCGACCAGCGATTAAAAGAACGTCTGCACACAAGCGCTGCTTGATGCTATGAATATATAGAAAGCTGTGTTCAAATCAACTACATGATTATTTCTTTATGATAACAGTAAAATTGGTAACAATAATGGCATATTCGTTAAAAATACTATGGGTTCTTTGGAAATGCATTAGTAACACTGACTACTATATGTTGTTAAAAGAACTGCCGCTTTATGCTGTCTAAATACTGTTTGTGCGGTAGTATTTACCATGCATATTACTGGcgtcaagttttatttttctttccaTTTCTCATTTTACTATGTTTATGGTCGAATCAAGGGTCGAATGAAACATGTTATACCGACAAATTTCAGCAGACTACATTTTGCATTAGAATTTACCGCAAATATAGTTTTTCAGTGTAGTAGAGAACTTGACGTAGCGCCATTTTGTGAAAATCAAACTGCAATCGAGATCCGCCAGTCGCGCGTGCTTTGTTTtggtttacatttttatttctaaattaAAATGAGTTTCTTGcaaaaagtcgaaaaaattgATGTAATTGTCGACGATACACTCGCCGATCCAGAAAACATTTCAGGTGAGAAAATAATAGTTGTTTTGTGGCCACGAAATTCAACTTTCTTCGTCTTTTGCAGAGGAGGACCGTAATCCGGATTTGGAGACGTTGATTGTTGAATGGAATTTGAGTCTGGCTATTTATGCAATTCTTATTCGTAAGTACTAATAATCTAATCCAATAAAACTTAATTTATAATAGTGCAAAATCCGTTCTGCAGAACATGGATACTCAGTCCAATATGTTAAACAAATGGACGACAGGTCATTGGATGATGTGTTTTCGGTGGCCAAATGGACGGGGCACAAATTTGCGCTGCGGCAAAAGTTAGTTTTGTGGCCAGAGAGTGTTCTGTACCAGTCGGCCGGTACATCGAGGGCATGCCAAAATGTATCCGCAGTAGCAACAGTTCCTTTCGGATCAACTACAGTGGCATTTCATTCGAACCCA is a genomic window containing:
- the LOC110678001 gene encoding uncharacterized protein LOC110678001, with product MSFLQKVEKIDVIVDDTLADPENISEEDRNPDLETLIVEWNLSLAIYAILIQHGYSVQYVKQMDDRSLDDVFSVAKWTGHKFALRQKLVLWPESVLYQSAGTSRACQNVSAVATVPFGSTTVAFHSNPLKHRLLPTSVTSELMNDILRRNEKGKIVAKYFEIHHCLDATHRKYLAHTVVDYYIANDLYFSLPDMAKFAQLIAERFSNELPVKLLKI